The nucleotide window GATTGGGTTATACTTTTCATAAAAGTCAGGCCTTAGTTTAAGACCAAATCGTTTGGCATAAGTATTCGACTTATATCCTTCTTTATGCTGTTCGAAACGGACTTCAGGTTTTCGTGACGATTGTCCCACATATACACAACCATTCCCAGTCATGTAATTTGGGTTCTTTGACCTGAATTTTTTAATATCCGCTACAGCAGGATCAAGCTCAATAACATAAACATAATAGTGTTTCATTTGTAAATAGATAAAAAAAGCCCTCTCCGAAATTCGAAGAGGGCTTTTTTATTTAAGTCAATTATATATTACTGGATTAAATCGTCTTTTTCATTTTGCAAGTTTTCTTCTTACCACTCATTGCACAGGTTGATTTATCACCTTTTTTCGCACAAGTTGTTTTACCTGCTTTTTTACTCGCTTCTGAATGCTTGTCACAATTCCCATCTTTTTTATCACAGACTTTTCCTGCTTCATGAGTGCATTCTTTTTTACCAGCATCAGTTAAATCGGTTGAATTCAATCCATAAGTCACGCCCATTAATCCAATTAACAAGAAACCAAGAATTAAACTATTTTTGATTCGTTTCATTATTTCTCCGCTATTATTTATTGTCAAAA belongs to Candidatus Neomarinimicrobiota bacterium and includes:
- a CDS encoding GIY-YIG nuclease family protein — its product is MKHYYVYVIELDPAVADIKKFRSKNPNYMTGNGCVYVGQSSRKPEVRFEQHKEGYKSNTYAKRFGLKLRPDFYEKYNPIPSRKDAEAIEEMLGEELRSRGFGVWYN